A genomic stretch from Arthrobacter sp. KBS0702 includes:
- a CDS encoding FAD-binding protein, producing MSEFDFDLAVAGAGGGLIAALRAAELGHNVVVIDADEQFLRGNNTSMCTAMIPAAGTRWQEEAAVEDTPGRFLEDIERKTEGSADQRLADALTRASAPMVTWMADTLELPLELVTDFRYPGHSADRCHTITGRHGSTLLAHLVERVRRHDRIELITPMTLQEVEVTGGAVSGLVASTPDGARDRLAVPAVLLATNGYGGAPELVKQWIPEMAGVHYHGGFYSRGDALRIGTALGAGTAYLDAYQGHAALSASSQTLVGWATVLHGGLIVNADGRRFADETTGYSEFAALLAAQPDQTGWIIIDERIEQQCLAFTDFRQVAESGALLRADDLAALAERIRVPVDTLIDEVEAAGRAARGEEEDRQGRSDERRPLNGPFAAVRIVPALFHTQGGLVVDEHARVLTQKDQTPIPGLYASGGAASGISGHGAAGYLAGNGLLTAFGLAWLTAEHLGPRA from the coding sequence ATGTCCGAGTTTGATTTCGATCTGGCCGTGGCCGGCGCCGGCGGCGGCTTGATCGCCGCCCTGCGCGCCGCCGAGCTAGGCCACAACGTCGTCGTCATCGACGCCGACGAACAATTCCTGCGCGGCAACAACACCTCGATGTGCACCGCCATGATCCCGGCCGCCGGGACCAGATGGCAGGAAGAGGCCGCTGTGGAGGACACTCCCGGGCGCTTCCTCGAAGACATTGAACGCAAGACGGAAGGTAGCGCCGACCAACGGCTGGCTGACGCTCTGACCCGGGCGAGTGCGCCAATGGTCACGTGGATGGCGGATACGCTGGAGCTGCCACTGGAGCTGGTGACCGACTTCCGCTATCCGGGCCACAGCGCGGACCGTTGCCACACGATCACGGGCCGCCACGGGTCAACCCTGCTGGCCCACCTCGTCGAGCGCGTCCGGCGGCATGACCGCATCGAACTCATCACGCCAATGACGCTCCAAGAAGTCGAAGTCACCGGGGGAGCCGTGTCCGGCCTTGTCGCCTCCACCCCGGACGGTGCCCGCGACCGCCTGGCAGTGCCGGCGGTGCTACTGGCCACCAATGGTTACGGCGGCGCCCCTGAGCTGGTGAAGCAGTGGATTCCGGAGATGGCGGGCGTCCACTACCACGGCGGTTTTTACAGCCGCGGAGACGCCCTGCGCATCGGGACGGCCCTGGGAGCCGGCACGGCGTACCTCGACGCCTATCAGGGCCACGCAGCCTTATCGGCCTCCAGCCAGACCTTGGTCGGCTGGGCCACCGTCCTCCACGGAGGCCTCATCGTAAATGCGGACGGACGCCGTTTCGCGGACGAGACCACCGGCTACTCCGAATTCGCAGCCCTCCTCGCCGCACAGCCGGACCAGACCGGCTGGATCATCATCGACGAGCGCATCGAACAGCAGTGCCTTGCCTTCACGGACTTCCGCCAGGTTGCCGAGAGCGGCGCACTGCTCCGGGCTGACGATCTGGCAGCCCTGGCCGAGCGCATCAGGGTGCCTGTGGACACGCTCATCGACGAGGTCGAAGCCGCAGGGCGGGCCGCGCGGGGCGAAGAGGAGGACCGGCAGGGACGCAGCGATGAACGCCGTCCGTTGAACGGCCCCTTCGCAGCGGTCCGTATTGTTCCCGCCCTCTTCCACACCCAGGGCGGCCTGGTGGTTGACGAGCACGCCCGGGTGCTCACACAGAAAGACCAAACACCAATCCCGGGTCTCTACGCCTCCGGCGGCGCCGCATCCGGCATCTCCGGGCACGGAGCCGCCGGGTACCTGGCCGGCAACGGTCTACTCACCGCGTTCGGCCTGGCCTGGCTGACCGCGGAGCATCTCGGGCCCCGAGCCTGA
- a CDS encoding IclR family transcriptional regulator → MQTTSSGTTSAARAADVLMAFGRRNSALGISEIARSTGLSKAVVHRIVSTFVERGLLTYEASTRRYRLGPAAVTLGARALDTSPLRRAAREALVELQRQTGETATVSARVPGGRVYLDQVESTQEIKMTVEIGRCFDLHSGSSGRAILAFLSEEEQEDILARPLPRQTAATVTDPDALRAALREARALGMCHSEGERQEGAASLAAPVFSADGDVVGSVSVCGPSYRMTEEKRARYEEALLEAASRVSRNLGYNAPGAGREAAS, encoded by the coding sequence ATGCAAACCACGTCCAGCGGGACCACCTCCGCGGCCCGGGCTGCAGACGTTCTGATGGCCTTTGGCCGAAGGAACAGCGCCTTGGGCATTTCGGAGATTGCCCGCTCGACGGGACTGTCCAAGGCCGTGGTGCACCGCATCGTGTCAACGTTTGTGGAGCGTGGCCTCCTCACGTACGAAGCCTCGACGCGCCGGTACCGGCTCGGGCCGGCCGCAGTCACCCTCGGCGCCCGGGCGCTGGACACGTCGCCGCTGCGGCGGGCCGCCCGGGAGGCGCTAGTCGAACTCCAGCGCCAGACCGGCGAAACCGCCACGGTGTCGGCCCGGGTCCCGGGAGGCCGGGTCTACCTCGACCAGGTTGAGAGTACGCAGGAAATCAAGATGACGGTCGAGATCGGCCGCTGTTTCGACCTGCACAGCGGCAGTTCCGGCCGCGCCATCCTGGCGTTCCTGTCCGAGGAGGAGCAGGAAGACATCCTCGCCCGGCCGCTTCCCCGCCAGACGGCCGCCACCGTGACGGATCCGGACGCCCTGCGCGCGGCGCTGCGCGAAGCACGCGCCTTGGGCATGTGCCATTCGGAAGGAGAGCGTCAGGAGGGCGCGGCGTCGTTGGCCGCCCCAGTGTTCTCGGCAGACGGCGACGTCGTCGGCTCCGTCTCCGTCTGCGGACCGAGCTACCGGATGACGGAAGAAAAACGCGCCCGCTACGAGGAAGCACTCCTCGAAGCAGCGTCCCGGGTTTCCCGCAATCTCGGCTATAACGCCCCGGGCGCCGGCCGCGAGGCGGCCTCATGA
- a CDS encoding CoA ester lyase has product MIPRSWLYVPGHREDRIAKALRSDADAVIIDLEDAVPSPAKATALQNTLRALEASAADREVWVRLNPLDSVWSAQELESLGWQGRKPDGVRIAKAEDPEAIARAADILDCDMHLLIESASALRDATQLAGAHHRVTGLALGEADLAADLRVSPEGLDWARGWIVTAARSHGLASPVQSVYTDVADLDGLRRSSLQGRRQGFFGRTVIHPRQIDVVNHAFTPTPEEVSRAEGVVALAQTSAEAGETAVLDPDGRFIDPAVVENARLILDLAIRD; this is encoded by the coding sequence ATGATCCCGCGCAGCTGGCTGTACGTTCCGGGCCATCGGGAGGACCGGATTGCCAAGGCCCTGCGGTCGGACGCCGACGCGGTCATCATTGATCTGGAGGACGCGGTGCCCTCTCCGGCCAAGGCGACCGCCCTGCAGAACACGCTTCGGGCCCTGGAGGCTTCCGCGGCGGACCGGGAGGTATGGGTCCGCCTGAACCCGCTGGACTCCGTGTGGTCAGCGCAGGAGCTGGAAAGCCTGGGGTGGCAGGGCCGGAAGCCCGACGGGGTCCGCATCGCCAAGGCAGAGGACCCCGAAGCCATCGCCCGGGCTGCCGACATCCTGGACTGCGACATGCACCTCTTGATCGAATCAGCGTCCGCCCTGCGGGATGCCACGCAGCTTGCCGGAGCCCACCACCGAGTCACAGGATTGGCCCTGGGCGAAGCGGATCTGGCCGCCGACCTCCGGGTGTCGCCCGAAGGACTGGACTGGGCGCGCGGCTGGATTGTCACCGCTGCCCGCTCCCACGGCCTCGCCTCTCCGGTCCAAAGCGTCTACACGGACGTCGCCGATCTTGACGGCCTGCGCCGCAGCAGCCTCCAGGGACGGCGGCAGGGCTTCTTCGGACGCACCGTGATCCACCCCCGCCAGATCGACGTCGTCAATCACGCGTTCACTCCCACTCCGGAGGAAGTGTCGCGCGCCGAGGGCGTTGTGGCCTTGGCCCAAACGTCCGCAGAGGCCGGGGAGACGGCCGTTCTCGACCCCGACGGGCGCTTCATAGATCCCGCCGTTGTGGAGAACGCCCGGCTCATCCTCGACCTCGCCATCCGCGACTAA
- a CDS encoding cyclase family protein produces MQNLTTSTTDALLNAVTGSTQDVIELGHPHFTGMPSSPNHPGFRMTLIRRHGDMVRPDGGSASNEIIVTGGHVGTHVDALSHVSHEGMLHGGVDAEEAQRGGKFSQLGADKIPFLLRRGLLLDIAKLHGVDALDAGQAVTVDDLKDAAAAAGVTPGEGDVVLIRTGWARHFDDPARYLGQTDGVPGPDVEAGRWLASAGIVAAGADTTAFEHIPAGQGHSVLPVHRVMLVENGIHIIEHLNLEDASRYGLTEFTFVMAPLRITGGTGSPIRPVAVVSR; encoded by the coding sequence ATGCAAAACCTCACCACTTCCACCACCGACGCCCTGCTGAACGCCGTCACCGGAAGCACCCAGGACGTTATCGAACTAGGTCACCCGCACTTCACCGGGATGCCCAGCTCCCCCAACCACCCAGGGTTCCGGATGACGCTGATCCGCAGGCACGGCGACATGGTCCGGCCCGACGGCGGGTCAGCCTCCAACGAAATCATCGTCACCGGTGGCCACGTCGGCACCCACGTCGATGCCCTCTCCCACGTCAGCCACGAGGGAATGCTCCACGGCGGGGTCGACGCAGAGGAAGCGCAGCGCGGCGGAAAGTTCTCCCAGCTCGGGGCCGACAAGATCCCCTTCCTGCTCCGGCGCGGCCTGCTCCTGGACATCGCCAAACTTCACGGCGTGGACGCCCTCGATGCCGGCCAGGCAGTGACCGTGGATGATCTCAAGGATGCCGCGGCCGCCGCCGGAGTCACCCCCGGGGAGGGTGACGTGGTGCTGATCCGGACCGGATGGGCACGGCACTTCGACGACCCCGCACGCTATCTGGGACAAACGGACGGCGTGCCGGGGCCCGATGTCGAAGCCGGCCGCTGGCTGGCCTCGGCCGGGATCGTCGCCGCCGGCGCCGACACCACCGCCTTCGAGCACATCCCCGCCGGTCAAGGCCACAGCGTGCTTCCCGTACACCGGGTGATGCTGGTGGAGAATGGCATCCACATCATCGAACACCTCAATCTTGAGGACGCCTCCCGGTACGGCCTGACTGAGTTCACCTTCGTCATGGCGCCGCTGCGGATCACCGGCGGAACGGGTTCGCCGATCCGCCCGGTCGCGGTGGTTTCCCGATGA
- a CDS encoding MmgE/PrpD family protein — MSRHDLTGTVVGRLAALADHTRQDGLGPELRKDVARRVLDLLGNSLAAHDQPSAAAVIGVANGWGGNPDATAIGTGRRFPAATAGLVNGTLAHSMDSDDTHLPSVLHPSASVIPAALAVAEATGASGAALLDAAGVGIEITVRLGMGGYDEDLGNSEFFERGQHATSICGAVGSAAAAATLYGLDAEGIADAMGIAASFGAGLLEANRTGGTVKRAHCGWAAHSGITAAELARHGLTGPPTVIEGRFGFLHAFCGDRADAAKVVEGLGEQWELPGIFFKPYPCNHFTQAGIDAAREVRARGINPDDIIDIELGVPAPVLRTIAEPRESKARPESGYHAAFSGPFTVARALLGGSGLGVGHHDFTDAMAKDPETLRLAALVRCSADERSGKIYPHQFPAVLRVNTKDGEWHEARVEFNRGGPTNPLSDDELAEKFRLNVGDRRPAEDADRVAAFALGLADASSVAELMAAVRD; from the coding sequence ATGAGCCGCCACGACCTCACCGGCACCGTCGTCGGCCGGCTGGCCGCACTGGCGGACCATACCCGGCAGGACGGGCTGGGCCCGGAACTGCGCAAAGATGTCGCCCGCCGGGTTTTGGACCTCCTGGGCAACTCGCTCGCGGCCCACGACCAGCCTTCCGCCGCCGCCGTCATCGGCGTCGCCAACGGTTGGGGCGGCAACCCGGATGCCACCGCGATCGGGACCGGCCGCCGTTTTCCCGCCGCGACCGCCGGCCTGGTCAACGGCACGTTGGCCCACTCCATGGACTCGGACGACACCCACCTCCCTTCGGTCCTGCACCCCTCTGCCTCCGTCATTCCTGCAGCCCTGGCGGTCGCAGAGGCCACCGGAGCCAGTGGCGCCGCGTTGCTGGACGCCGCCGGCGTCGGAATCGAGATCACGGTGCGGCTCGGCATGGGCGGCTACGACGAGGACCTGGGGAACTCGGAGTTTTTCGAGCGGGGCCAGCACGCCACCTCGATCTGCGGCGCGGTTGGCTCCGCGGCCGCGGCCGCGACGCTCTACGGGCTCGACGCCGAGGGCATCGCGGACGCCATGGGCATCGCGGCCAGTTTCGGTGCCGGACTTCTCGAGGCGAACCGGACCGGTGGCACCGTCAAGCGGGCCCACTGCGGGTGGGCGGCTCATTCCGGAATTACGGCCGCGGAGCTGGCCCGCCACGGACTGACAGGGCCACCGACGGTGATCGAGGGCCGTTTCGGCTTCCTGCACGCCTTCTGCGGCGACCGGGCAGACGCCGCCAAGGTGGTCGAAGGACTCGGTGAGCAATGGGAGCTGCCGGGGATCTTCTTCAAGCCGTATCCCTGCAACCACTTCACCCAGGCGGGCATCGACGCCGCTCGTGAGGTCCGTGCCCGCGGCATCAACCCGGATGACATTATCGATATTGAGTTGGGTGTTCCCGCCCCAGTGCTGCGCACCATCGCCGAACCCAGGGAATCCAAGGCGCGGCCCGAATCCGGGTACCACGCCGCCTTCTCCGGACCGTTCACTGTGGCCCGGGCGCTCCTCGGGGGTTCCGGCCTCGGCGTCGGGCACCACGACTTCACCGATGCCATGGCAAAGGACCCGGAGACGCTGCGGCTGGCCGCACTCGTCCGGTGCTCTGCCGACGAGCGCAGCGGAAAGATCTACCCGCATCAGTTCCCCGCCGTGCTGCGCGTCAACACCAAGGATGGGGAATGGCACGAGGCCCGGGTGGAGTTCAACCGCGGCGGCCCGACTAACCCCCTGAGCGATGACGAACTGGCCGAGAAGTTCCGCCTCAACGTTGGCGACCGTCGGCCTGCCGAGGACGCGGACCGGGTCGCGGCGTTCGCCCTAGGCCTTGCGGACGCGTCGTCTGTCGCCGAGCTTATGGCCGCCGTCCGGGACTAA